The following DNA comes from Pieris napi chromosome 18, ilPieNapi1.2, whole genome shotgun sequence.
ttgtgaaatcTGAATAAACTGAATTATAAAGTAGCATAAAATTGATGTGCTTTTTAAAACTAAGcctaatttacaattttcactCACTTGGCCGCGGCCGCGGCATCAGTTTTGTTACTCTGGGTGTCTTCTTGATCCATTTCTGATATCGTGTTGATACTATTctatcattatttaaaaacacttcACTAACTAAGGATTCAActagttaatttattaaagttgaAACAATATTCACATTTCAGTTTACACAAACAAACGAAAATTcgttattaatacaaatttaaatttgacacTCCCTCGTTAGTCGTTATCATGTAAATTCAAACATAAATTGACATTTCCTAACTGTCTATTATCACATGCAGTTTGTGACAAATGACAGCACAGTTTATTagtctttttttttctcttgatggctctggcacggtttgtgcattagccttATTAgtcattatacaaaaatttattaaagatacTATTTTATAACCACTCACGACCACATTAAACTTCACATACAATATACTTGAGTCTTAGGGCTAAGTCTGACTCGCATACGTCAAAAACGTAGTGGGTTCGACATACAGAGTtttacttagcgctaagtctcgCCTCTGTTACCCTTAGCTAAAAATAGATCGTTGCTTTGAAAAATATGCAGCATATGTTTTATAGAACCATTTAAGAAATTAACCACCCTATACGGATTATACTAAGATCAAACAACTATACAGCGTgactatagaaataaaaaaatcaattattttataactactGCGGTGTGCCAAGTTCACGTattcattgaatttttaagTACTGACAACAACgacaatacatacatactatatgttacggtaaaaaatatatgttaaggCGCTTTATTTACATAAGTATATCCTCAaccaaatactttaaaaatatctaatagaaTGTAAGAGCTActtcacaaaataattaatatgttacTAATAATCTATAACTTACAAAATAAAGACCACTCCAAGTATTGTAATTGTTAGAAGTGACACATAAATGCATAAAACACCAAACCAAATGATAAACGAAGCATAGTTCCCTACACCCAGCGGCCCGGACATCGGATATTACTTCTACATTTCttagaatttttaattgaattaaaacactttaaaatttgttagaattttttataaacatattgtaAATGACAAGTTAGTCAGTTGACTTTTTCTTCTTTACCTATACAATCTTCTTCATTGTTTTACCGTACTACgctatgttatttttattgcccATCCACACTCTCGACGAGGCGACACGAGGAGACGCGAGCGCGAGAGTGTTGCCTCGCCTCCTTTCCGCTTTTGTCGGTTTTCGGGGCGTGAGTCCAAGGATTTATGTTAATCATATAACGACATGatacgatatttttatttgtatttgtaataaaaactcAATGCATTATAATATTGGAAGGCACATAAAGTAGCTAACGCCGTCGTTCCAATCACGTCCATTTTAACGAGTAACTAAATACAGCGCGAGTGTAGACTGTAGATGGCTTCCAGTCTTTGTAAAAAAGACGATACAAATCCCGAAAAAAAGCAATGACAATTTGcacaattttatgtatttttttactttttctatCTCATTTTTTTCACAAGAAAATAAAGGACGAAAATATGTTGTTCCTTCCCTGTATAAAGCGGATGTcacagttatttttttttattgaatataaatttggaatttaaaataattactgcaTGTTATAGCATTTTAATTACACACACATTTATatgtcataaaaaaacaatttcagtATAAACAATATATCGTTCAGAGAATAAAATCACTGGTCATCAGAATAAATAGACTCGGCGCATTTTGAACACGAACAGTTAGTACTTGATGTCTCCGGTAGAAATCGCCTGAAAATcaatattagttatatatatctatatagatagatagttaCACTATActgtacttatttttatagccCACAACAATTGATGTTTTTGCGTTAAAGGCCTTCAAacaaaaagcgtaccaattcttaagagGCCGGTGGCGCACTTACGAGCCTTGTAGCAGTGCGAGTGCCCATGGgcgtatcatttaacatcactGTTCCATGTTCTATAAAATCCTCTTAGTAATGTCGATTGCGTGATCAATATAACAAGTAAGTatggtaataattatttttcatactttATAATCGTAGTGATTTTTAATGACCTACCCACGGCTGTCCCTTTTCAATGGTCGTCTCTTTACACGCTTTTTAATAGGTTTCGTCTTGTTTAAGTTCTCTTCACTATTTTCACGATTCTCATTACTCTCGGTATTATCTTCAATTTTCCTCTTACGCCTGTCTTTATATACTTCGCAGGAATCTTTTGGAGATAACTCCCAATGTTTCACGACCTTCGCTTGTGActtctaaaaaatattgaatgtgAGTATCGTCATATAAGTTAGAGTTAGATGCGTAGAAGACGTTTCTTTTTTCCAAATAAAAGTACATGTAAATGTATAGGAAGGAATACGCTGCTCTTCCTCATACTTAAAGGAGAATTCTCGAACAGTTTTACCACTGACTGTGGTCGGTCCGAAGGGCGtgaagttttaaattatattctcAGAGGtcagaataactttattagcGCGATATATACCCTGGGTATGACGTTATCTCTATTATTGTTCCTGAAAATTGTAGGTGTCACTAAAAACGATTACCGgaatttttaagttatgtatCTACTATTAGTGTATTTACTCTTACGTGATCTcgaataatattgttaaatgtgTCTTCTATATCGGATCCTTCTTTGCGATTAACATTTCTCAACCGGTTTCGTGATTTTCGTAGCAATTTATCTGTGTTTGTTTTGCGTTTGCGATTGCGATTGTCAGGCTTTTCTTTACGTGGGcgcattttattcaaaaacttcaaaaaattaaaaagctataactatatttattttgttttttttttaatcaataaaagctcttaaaaaatttgtaacatcgacattttttaatttaaatttacatatttatagcTGTCACAATGGAAAACCATAAAGATGGACCATAAACCGATACTTGACTTTATTGATATTGGCTTTCAGTcggtaaaatataaaaaaaaaacattcaaagaaGCATCGACTCTATAAACGTGATTTCTTCTAAGTGTATCCGATTTAATTGTCATATGACTGTCGTCGTACAGCGCTGCCAACATTGATAAACGCCCACCATCTTTGGGCAGctaatatttgtgtatttggggaagttttatatattcttattgAAATCATCCCAAAATGGGTGCGTCATTTCTTCCCATCACTGTTTTCACAGTATTATGGGGTGTGGTGGGTATCGTGTGCCCGTTCTTTGCTCCCAAGGGCCCCAACAGAGGGTAAGTTGCCTTACATTTCTGGttattccaataaaataataggcCCCATCCCTAACATTAGTTCTTAAATATTTCAGGATCATCCAGGTGGTGTTGATGTTGACAGCAGCTACGTGCTGGTTATtgtaagtattaaaatttCGAAGGCTTTTATCCCAGACTTCCTTAGTCTGATATGGCCTATTTTATTGTGTCTTGTggataataatagttattaaatgCAATGGTTAcatactaaattatattttcatgtaATGTTGTATTCTAAAGCACACTTGAAGTTTATAGTCCCAAACCTCTAAGCATTATTTACTAATCAGAAACTATATCATAGTCAAATTTTGAAATGATTGATTATTCAGGTTCTCATAGAGGTAAAAAACAGATTAAATTGTGATGTCTACCCCGTCAATCGAGTCATGCACCACACTTTGTGAAAACGCCTACCAATGTCCATATTGCattaaactatgattttttattccgtagaattctgacatttcataagtttTGCTTCTAAAAAAGTCttccaccgaaaaagggacaaatttcacacatttgaggtcaataacaaataaatgctacatatttttttatgttttacctacaaaaaggtaaatataaatatttacttgagtagcctaatacaaaaataacaaatatttcaatatcgtgatcattatattgaattaactttaataaccTTATTTTAGCTGTCATCACTGCATCATCATCAACATCTGAGTCtatgaataaaatgtatgtatagactcagatgttcagactcgtattgaaattgaaaattgtGCCCGACCAAAAAGGTTAataatctctgacatgtcaaataGTGATAGCTGTCATAAtactacggaattaaaaatcagagtatagttGTATAAATAACCAAGTGACCGAGCAACTTAGAAAAgtgctaattaaatatactaatataaaatttatataatttcagcTGGCTTTGTGCGTACATGGCACAGATGAATCCATTGATTGGGCCCAGACTTAGCAACGATACACTTATTTGGATTGCACGCACTTgggtaagatttttttgtacaaGTTTTAGAAGCACATGCATAAGCTCACAAGTCTTTGCTAGAGTAGTTGaagaataaaagaaacatgTTTATATTTGGAGGTGATAAGTACCTTCTTTTTCCCTTAACTTAATGACCTTACGGTTAAGGTTGGTGGACTGAGTTTCTGCACTTAGACTCATAATTGGGCCGTTGTATGTAAAGTCCTGGCAAATgtagccagcctagctccttccagaagtcTCCTGATCACTTCACAGGCTTCATGAAGCAATTTCATTTGAGGACTAACTGAACGGCCttcattttgttattaaatattttatcagcTAGATTGCCCCAaccttttaacaaaatttcgTGTACCCAGTAGATATCCCAGACATCCCATCATTCCATTTCTCCCTCCATTCCggagaacgcgttttggccaaaattcaccgatgtccagattgagcattctgttAAAAGAGCTGgatctggatatccatagttgctcaccTCACACTTTAAGAGCGATTTtcgtttaatgtttatttaaattatattattgttttgcttaattaatgttattatttcttatatgcT
Coding sequences within:
- the LOC125058479 gene encoding V-type proton ATPase subunit e 2-like; translation: MGASFLPITVFTVLWGVVGIVCPFFAPKGPNRGIIQVVLMLTAATCWLFWLCAYMAQMNPLIGPRLSNDTLIWIARTWGQPYTA